One part of the Rutidosis leptorrhynchoides isolate AG116_Rl617_1_P2 chromosome 1, CSIRO_AGI_Rlap_v1, whole genome shotgun sequence genome encodes these proteins:
- the LOC139881576 gene encoding uncharacterized protein — translation MSQEQGYVEAKLTMKNMLNVIPQLKASMTENQQKNFRGTCFGPWLDLSYTGNDPGLVHAMLQRKSERPIGIDEKYPADDEEIWFSFRPNFKIRFSRREFCLITGFKFSRRTDMAHYIPRINSNITITDIQKLLYDGADFVVSDDDVVRLAIILIVERAFMGKQGIHVVSKKYLWLVEDFAKLNDYPWGNRIWDATYPVVKDGFQARESQLEVGKGYTLVGFMWSFKIWILEAYRRTIKSFAHKTDKNGVPRALFWKRSSAETFSVTDYLHLLNVMDDCPKNKRPFRTLHPTDVESGCQWWLKSCQYFDGTEVDEEVEEPVEDEPVNEEHGGGEQSQSQSQSQSQSQTQSNLSTDAKELYMSLVKRMDRQEKELQECRTQINDHERRISEQEKRISEQEQNQDEELLGRSFSDNENDKSAQRIRRGMRDRRPTRVLSSPFTTPGYRKPIEKLSDDVARKVKRLRVSEAEEVVNLDTEEQGVVEEEPHPIVEEDVVAPIVKKRKRSQKDWVNDEEIWSMVDRLVNDQGTLLPPPPNAWRDGRKHVGPAKDPKSMVDSKQETRCMFIFQNENFIYLTPEFWIRLLGLGYSGYLENLHIDGWATLMLRYRQRVLPRASQYSTPIIPTDSFACSSRWTVMPLGFLSSLAAFQSYYDDTQREEEKWKEAEKRGEVAITGENPPDYMYLIGLGDGSDELYPSWAYCDKILIPVHFYDAQHFILIVLNLEEQKILVYDSLPGHVDQEIVKLTKDLGDQLPVYLRAIDYFNQKQDSQIVDYLENKESIEFMTEAAPVVPVQGGGNGDCGVWVCIHMERVIFGWDEIPNIGDPKKAAEDYRVRMAKTFFRARFDTQEPPPKEKAKVGN, via the exons ATGTCACAAGAACAG GGATATGTTGAGGCGAAGTTGACGATGAAGAATATGCTTAATGTTATACCTCAACTAAAGGCATCAATGACTGAGAATCAACAAAAAAATTTTAGGGGAACTTGTTTTGGTCCTTGGCTAGATCTTTCTTACACCGGCAATGATCCGGGCcttgtacatgcaatgctccaaAGAAAGAGTGAGCGACCGATAGGAATAGATGAAAAGTACCCTGCTGATGATGAGGAAATATGGTTTAGTTTCCGTCCGAATTTCAAAATTAGATTTAGTAGGCGGGAATTTTGTCTCATCACGGGGTTTAAGTTTAGTCGTCgcacggacatggcacattacattcCCAGAA TTAATTCAAACATTACAATTACCGATATCCAAAAGCTTTTATATGATGGTGCTGATTTTGTGGTTAGTGATGATGATGTCGTGCGACTAGCCATTATTTTGATTGTGGAGAGAGCGTTTATGGGTAAGCAAGGGATTCATGTGGTGAGCAAAAAATACCTATGGCTAGTCGAAGACTTTGCTAAATTGAATGACTACCCGTGGGGTAATCGTATTTGGGATGCCACTTACCCCGTAGTTAAAGATGGATTTCAAGCTCGGGAAAGTCAGTTAGAGGTGGGAAAGGGTTATACTTTGGTCGGTTTTATGTGGTCATTTAAG atttggattctcgaggcaTATCGACGAACAATTAAAAGTTTTGCCCACAAGACAGACAAAAATGGAGTACCGAGGGCCTTATTTTGGAAACGTTCATCGGCTGAGACTTTTTCAGTCACTGATTACCTGCATCTACTAAACGTTatg GATGATTGTCCGAAGAATAAACGACCTTTTCGTACTCTGCATCCCACTGATGTTGAGAGTGGATGTCAATGGTGGTTAAAAAGTTGCCAATACTTTGATGGGACGGAAGTGGATGAGGaagttgaagaacctgttgaagatGAACCTGTCAATGAGGAACATGGTGGTGGAGAACagtctcaatctcaatctcaatctcagtCTCAATCTCAGACTCAATCAAACTTATCTACTGATGCAAAGGAATTATACATGTCTTTGGTGAAACGGATGGATAGGCAAGAGAAGGAGCTGCAAGAGTGTAGAACGCAAATAAATGATCACGAGAGACGTATATCTGAACAAGAGAAACGAATATCAGAACAAGAGCAAAATCAAGATGAGGAGTTACTTGGTCGATCCTTCTCAGACAATGAAAACGACAAATCAGCTCAACGGATTAGACGTGGAATGAGAGATCGACGACCAACGCGTGTACTAAGCTCCCCTTTCACAACACCGGGATACAGAAAACCAATCGAGAAG CTGTCAGATGATGTTGCTCGCAAAGTGAAAAGGCTGAGGGTGTCTGAGGCTGAGGAGGTTGTTAATCTCGATACTGAAGAACAGGGTGTTGTTGAAGAAGAACCCCACCCTATTGTTGAAGAAGATGTTGTTGCTCCGATTGTGAAAAAGCGTAAACGGTCCCAAAAGGATTGGGTTAATGACGAGGAAATTTGGTCGATGGTAGACAGGCTAGTGAATGATCAAGGAACtctactaccaccaccacccaaTGCTTGGAGAGATGGTAGAAAGCACGTTGGGCCTGCAAAAGATCCGAAGAGTATGGTGGATAGTAAGCAAGAAACGCGGTGCATGTTCATTTTTCAGAACGAAAATTTTATATACCTCACACCTGAGTTTTGGATCAGGTTACTTGGTCTTGGATATTCCGGATACTTGGAAAACTTA catattgatggatgggctacACTTATGTTGAGATATCGTCAGAGGGTTCTCCCCCGAGCAAGCCAGTATTCCACTCCTATTATCCCGACCGACTCGTTTGCGTGTAGTTCTCGATGGACTGTCATGCCATTGGGTTTCCTTTCTAGCCTTGCAGCGTTTCAGTCCTATTATGATGATACACAAAGGGAGGAAGAGAAATGGAAAGAAGCGGAGAAAAGAGGAGAAGTAGCAATCACAGGGGAGAATCCACCtgattatatgtatttgattggaTTAGGGGATGGTAGTGATGAGCTATATCCATCCTGGGCCTATTGTGATAAG ATTTTGATCCCCGTTCACTTTTACGATGCTCAACACTTTATTCTGATTGTGTTGAACTTGGAGGAACAGAAGATATTGGTGTACGATAGTTTGCCCGGTCATGTTGATCAAGAAATTGTCAAGCTCACCAAAGATCTGGGAGATCAATTGCCTGTATACTTAAGAGCAATTGATTACTTTAACCAAAAGCAAGACTCCCAGATTGTTGACTACTTGGAAAACAAGGAGAGCATCGAGTTCATGACCGAGGCAGCACCAGTCGTGCCGGTGCAAGGTGGAGGTAATGGGGACTGTGGTGTTTGGGTCTGCATCCATATGGAGAGGGTGATCTTTGGGTGGGATGAAATCCCAAACATTGGAGATCCTAAAAAGGCCGCAGAAGACTACAGAGTGAGAATGGCCAAGACCTTCTTTCGTGCACGCTTTGATACCCAGGAACCCCCACCAAAAGAGAAAGCAAAAGTTGGTAACTGA